CATAATAAATATGAccgaatatgatgatgatgatgatgatgttatGGGATCGATGTCCAACTCTGTGCTTTGACTTTGCCCCCTTAAAATCTATGTTCTTTAATCTTTATGTGTGTTCCCTTCCacccataaaaaaaaataaatgcccaCTTTCACTTCTCAAAAATATACTAGCTACAGCTTTATGCTAGCACCCAACTCCCTCTTCACATTTCACCATTGTTTTGTCATCATCATGTGCTCTTCCCACTAGCTCTTTAGCCTTCAAGGACTCCTTCTCCCAATCTGTCCTACTAATCACTGTCAAGATGGATACTACACATGCAATTTGGGCCGCCAAAAGCCCATAACAAAGGCCCACAAACCCTAGTTTCCAAACAAAGGCCAAAACCATGGCCACAGGAGTACCCACCAAGTAGAATGAGTAGAAGTTGATCCCAGCCCCAACCCCAGGCCTTGCACTGCCCCTGAGAACCCCACAGCTTGTGGTCTGTGGACAATTTGCAAGCTCACAAAGCCCAATTATGGGCAGCACAGCCTTCGTCAACTGCAGAACCTCACTGTCCTCTGTGAAGACCTTCCCCCATGCTTCACCCCCCACTGTGGTCCAAACCAGCCCAAACACCGAGCCCACCAGGGCCAGCCTGATCGCAACCATCGTCGCCAAACGGGCCTTCTCGGGCCTGCCTGCTCCGAGCTCATTCCCCACCCGGGTCGACACCGAGGAGCTCAAAGTCGTTGGCAATGTGTACATGAGGGAAGTGGTTTGTATCACGATGGCCGATGTCGCGAGGGCGACTTGCGGGTTGTGAAGATAACCAGCGAGAAGCGTCATGAACTCGTACCACCACCACTCCAAACACACCGAAAGGCAGCTCGGTATTGCGAGCCGGAGTAGCATTCCCCATTCTTGGCCCAAAGTAGTACTAGTAGGAGTCAAAGGAGGAAGCGGGTACGGGGCCGATGTTATTAGTAATGGCTTAGATAAGGGTTTTTCGTGGATTTTACGAGATGGCCCGTTGGTGATGAGCTCTTCATTGGGCTCAATACTTGCATAGGTTTCAAATCTCGCTAACTCCTTTCGTGGCTTGCCTACATAAAAGAACAAGGGCTCTTCAGGGGTGCGAGCGTAAAAAATGTAGCACAAGAGAAAGAGGACGATGTTAAAATTAGTGAGAAAAGTGGAGACAGCGACGCCAGGGACCCCAAGAGCGAGAGTGAAGGATAAGAAAATTGTAATGGGGAGGTGAAGAGAGGTTGCTAGTAAAGTGCACCACATGATGGGCCAGGTCGAGCCTTTGCTGCGCAAGTAGATTCGGAGCGGGTGGAGAAGGCTGTTGGCGAGGAGATCCGGAATGGCGACCCGGCAGTAGAGGCTGGCAACCCGGGTGATGTCCGGGTCCTGGTGGAGCAGGAGCATGAGGGGACGGAGGTTGACCCACAAGAGCCCAATGGGCAGGGAGGCTAGTAGGAGCATTAGGGTGGTTCTCTGGAAGGTGAGGGAGACCAGGGAGAAGTTTTTGGACCCGAATCCTTGGCTGCAAATGGGCTCCATGCCCATGGCCAGACCCGAGAGAACGGAGTAGCCGGTGATGTTGGTGAAGCCGATGGCGAGGGCGCCGCCGGCGAGCTCCAGGCTTCCCAGCTTGCCCATGCATGCCACCAGTATCATGTTCTTGAGGTAGCCCACCAAGCTGATGGCGGCTATGGGAAAGCCCAGGTCTCCTATTGCTTTAAGCTCCTCCACCACCTACCACAAATTCAAAAATCgcaaattaattatatttatatatataaacttgtgTGGGTGCGTGAGTATGCATATGCATATAACGTAAATAAGCTTAAAGGGCGTATGGATGAAGATTTGGTACCTCTGGCATTGTGGGGTGCTTTGGGATTTGTTCTGTAGAAACCATTTTGGCACTTCTTGCAAATTTTTCTTTGGCTCTGCTGATGCGTTGAGAGTtgggtggagagagagagagagagagagagagagggtggggGGGTGTGAAGATGGAATGATGAGAAGATTTTTATAGGCTGGGGGgaaggttgggggggggggggggggggggggggtgggggtctGGTTTATCGTTTTCTTGGGAGATTGTGAGAGCTTTGATGCAATCAGTATCAACTGGAATGACAGGAAAAAGGTAGTGATCATCATCAATTACCGGGTTAATTTTTAACATTGTAAACTGAGAGACGTATGTTGAGCTTGGCACGTATATATTGAGAGTTATAAGAGATAATTAGAGcctaatgtgtatatatatatatattcattctaaGGTTTTCATTGACCcatatgaaaatattgtacgtgTGCGAATCTTTTTAGTATATGGAATCTCATAAGTTGTGGGTCATACACGTTTTTTTGAAGGTCCACTAGAGGTCtttatatagatatagtacaaaatttttacttaaaaGCAGTAGTGCTATTATTTATAGTGTTCTATgtagatattttaaaattttcacacgtgtgaaattgaaaattaaaattttttgataGTTTGGTTTTGATCAGTATACTGGAGATCCGTTTTCTCAATAATTCCATAAACATAACCTTAGTATGTCAAATCGtataaattattcctttttattcaTTTGTTAGACATGTACTTAAATCTAGGATGTATTTATAATGTAatcaaattattaaaatataaggAATGTGCAAAGTGTTTATTTGGGATTAAACTAATTTTGTATCTTTTTCTTGGGTTAAAATTTTAGATTAGATGTAAATTAGATAAAATTAAAGAACTCTAAGAAGTGTAAGACAAATAAAGTCAACGATAAATATTCTATCAAACGGGGTTTAATATTATGAAAACATGTGAAAAAAATTATTGACGTGAATTCTTTTCTTATAAGATGTAGTCAATTTGCTACCTTTTGTTTTATGCTCCCTTTGATaacttattttcttaatttatttcatgtttgttggaatgACACTGACTTTTGCAAAAATAAATGGTGAAGAATTCTCTCTTTGTCAAGTGGTATGGAGGACGGTCTTCTCATATAGGCATATTGATATATGGCACGTCTTTCTCGTATAACTAGTGATAAATAACATAATAGTAtatattatggtaataataatataatttatcaCTAGTCATTCAATCAATTATTATTGTAATTCCGCATCGACGCATATCAAGAAAATCTTCATCTTATAAGAATGATTTAAGTTCCAACTATATGTGACCctttttataggacaaacccatGAAGGTCAGTAGGGCAAAGCCAAAAATATCTCATTGGAATTGGACTAAAATCATCACACTAGTGTGATATTATCACGTGTCATACAAATGCATATGCTATCAATCACTCACAATAGATACGTGTCATAAACTAGTAAAGCCAATAAATATTTAATCACTTCATCTTTAATAGCATAGAAAACATGTTTAATAAATTATTCAAATTTAGAAAAGTAACTAACATAAGCAAGTTGAGGAGTTAATTGCGGCAGTGAGCGCAACAGAAGGCATTTCATTCACATTGTGCACTCACAAGAAGTCTAGCTTTAGGGATTGACCGACCCATCCAGAGCCCAGAACCAAACACCACCTAACACGTTCATAATAGTAGCACACCCCTTGTCCAAAAAAGTTAATACACTCACTCTCCTTCCAATATCAGATCGttccttcttcttattcttcttttcaGGGTTTGGTTTGTTGGccattatatatatagtatagcTGCTAGAAGGggataaatattatttttgtgcATGTAaaatttaactgaggtgaataaAATAATGCATGCCCCTCCTTGCTTGTGGTAAAATGAGATGGGTATTTCCATGACTTATTAATGCTGTGTTTGGATGTAAAATTGCAAGCACTTTTCATATAGGTAGCAAGGTAGCACATGTTGTACATCTAACGTTTATATATTTGTGGCTAGCTAGCTGGCTAGTGTTGCTAAATATTACAGTATATATATTTGTGCATGTGTTTTGCATGTTATACGTAAATGAGCACATGATTGTACTATTTTAAAATGAAGAATAATTAACTCTTCTTGATCGCATTTTGATAGATCCTAAGAATTAGTTTTTcttctatttatatatattagaTCGATTTTGATGTAGAGACTTAATTAATTGCTATCTCATAGTAATAGGGCTATTTACTCTAGCAAGTCCATAACACAAGCACAAGCATTCTCTTGATTATCATTCATCACTAGTGCTTTTATTTCTCTAtctaatttaaataaattttcctCTAGATTTATTTCTCCGtctcgtgtggtatcagagcccatgtTCTTTGTCTGGAGTCTAGGAAAAGTTGAGATCATAAGAGTGATTTTAGAAGAACGAAGCACAATTAGTGACAGAGAAAGCTTGCAAACCATGGATACACCCTCTACTGATTCAAATTGTctttcttcttccatctctcttcCTCCCTCCATCAAGAGAACAACTTCTTCCAAAATAACCACCCTAGTTGAATACTCTATTATTCCTGATTCTACTCAGATCCAGGAAACCTCTCTTCCTCTTGTAAATCCctacaatattttcaggaaaaagaaATCCTTAGCCAACCAAGTCCTTACTCGTCTTATATCCCACAACAGACCTCAAGTCAAACAATTCGTTCAGACCACAGTCCTTCATAAATGTCTTATCCCAGCCTCTTCCAGAGAGTAGTATGTTGATTTTGAGCTTAACCAATATCTGATTAACCAATGGATTAGAGAAGGTTATACTCACCTTCACATCGGTGCTGTTCGACTTCTCCTTACCTTGCATGGCAGAAAAGGACTTCCTGTTACAATAAGAATTACTCTCCTCAATACCACTTATACTCAGTATGAGCATGCTGCAATTAGAACCTCTCTCATTACATTTCAAGTTGGAAGTGTCTGCCTCACCTTTTTCCTAAATTTCAATATTCCTTTAAGGGATAAAAATTTGAAGAACTGCATAAAGGTTCAGCTTCAAATCACTGGTGCTCTTCAGATATCTTCTACTTACATGACTACTCTTCATCATCAGCTTATCTACAGACTACAAGATCATGCTATTGATCTTCCACTTTCAGGACAGTCTGACAATACCATTTTGATCATTGCTGAAAGAGAAGATGAAGTGCCAACCATTCTGCAGATACCACGACAAATTCCCAGAGACGAATTGAAGCAGCTAATCCCTTTGGAGTGGATTACCAGCTATGAACAACTTCACCAGCAGTCAGTACCTATTCATCTTTCAGACCTAAAATTCCAGAGACTGCCAGACGGAACCGTGAAGACTATGTTCAATCTAAATGATGGTGCCTCCTCCAGCACACCACCAGTCCTCCAGTCCTTGATGATAAAGCTTGTCACCTTTGAAGATGACATTCCTATTAATAGTGTGAATCCGTGAAGACCAATGTTCAATCAGAAGGAGTTAGAGATTTACAGACTCAAATATTAGTTATCTCAGATGGAACGAGATCtccatcctcctcctcctcatgTTTCTTATGTCCCTAAATCCTTTCCATACTCACCATCATATTCCTCTTTTCCATCTCATTCACCACCATCTCCATCTTACTTACCAGATTAGTCTAAAAATTTCAAATCCATTGCTGAGTTCCTCAGAAGAAATTCTCTCATACCTTCCAAACCTACTTCCTCGAGATCCTCAGCTTTGCTCAAATCAGAATCCTCCAAACCCACTTTTGCTGACCAAAAGTTCAAACAACCATTTCCATCCCAGGATCAGCCACCATTAATGCTTGCTGATAATGTTATTACTATCCTTGAAACATCCTCTAAAGAAAATGATGTTTCCGCTTAAGCATCTTCACAAACCTTGTCCACAACAGATGGTGAGATTACATATCTCTCACACATGCTTATGGCAAATCCTACTGACCCAGGATCATCCAGAACCTAGGAATTCAATGAACAGACTGATACTACAATTCCCATTATAGAAGAATCTATTAAAGTTGAATCAGCCCCGGCTGACTCAGTCCCAAAACAATATGTTCCCCAGAATGGTCCTTGGTTCTCATTTGAAGGTCTATCACCAACAAAATGGAGAGATAGAATTGAAGAATTTGATGCTTGGATTGATCTCCAACTCTCTAAACTAGGAAACAATCTTGATACTGTTCTACTTGAATTTGTTTCTAGATTCACTGGAACATTAAGAGAtcggtttcaaagtcttggtgattACAGACAATTAACGTTCATCATATCACAGTCTCCTTCTCAAGCTCTTGGTGTTCTTTATCATGAATTTATTGGAGACCCTGATGCTCATGCCAATGAAGTCAGACATGAATTCTTTGAAATGCGTTGTtgttcattaaaaaataaagatcttgattttcattatcaaagaatgtccagACGTTATTATCTCCTTGGCGGAATGAATGATGAAAACCTCAGACAAGTTTATATTAATTCTCTTCTAGAAGACATTTAGCCTGAACTTCAAAGAAAGCTGTTTGCTCTTCAAAGATATCTAAGAGACATATCTTTTGGAGAAATTCATCAGCTTGCCTTAGCCTCTCTTGAGAAACTATGTGACACTCATCAACTTTTCTCGAAGATGATGAAACAGAACCACAAGTTCACTAAACAGTGCAAGAAGCCGTTTCTTCAAATCAAATGCAAAAAAAaggattgcatctgtagtcctaaaaagaagaaacacttcaaagactatggttctgaCAAACGCCTCAGGAAAAATtccaaaaggaaaaagaaatttagaTTCTTCAAGAAAAAGGATCAACGAGGACATGAAAAATATCCTTAATGTTTCATTTGCAAAAGGAAATTATGATAAATAGTGCCCTATGAACAGGTTGAAGTTTGCAAAACTCGCCCAACTGTTACAAACTGAAAACCTTGATGCAGATGCTGAATCTGTTCTTTCAGAATAGGAGGAAATGACTGAAGAAACTGTTCTTGTCCTGACTGATTTAGAAAATTCCGATTCAGAAGATGATTCCCAATCAGAGAAAATATTCAATATCCAGCTCGTTCTCTCATATGAAGGTTCTCAGATAAGTCCTCATATTCAAATCCAGCTTCTTCCTGAAAAGTATGGCAAACCCATATCTGCTATTGCATTCATTGATACAGGATCCCATAAGACTATGGTTAATCCAAAAGTCCTACCAACAGATTattggtcttcccatactcaattctttagagctgcaaatgatcaaatttttacaaccactttgatttccaaaaggaaaatttggattaaactccttcctaattgcattaTTTGGGCTCATATCATTGGAAGTCCACTTCCTaaaaaagatgttttattaggatgggatgtttactgaaacgacctgctaataaaataaaatctttttccctaattttaaatccaatcattaacctaaatgGCGGAAAGCCAATCATAttaaataaatccacacataatacaataccagagtgtcaaatcatctTACAATATACAAACATTACTGTTCTCTCCAAACTACCTTTACTGATACCAAGGGATTACAAAACatgctacccaaaaatactcactctcaaaaggtAGTACAacaacctctctacctgcgagcctactccactcgcctagctggtttacctgaaaaataattcaacactgggatgagccaacgctcagtaagacgaaacatgctattaccaGGGTGTGGCTATTGAGCTATcgtttggtaaaaataatttgatttaagaGTAATATGAATAATTGGATCTAAAAATGCTGATATTaaataacgtataataaaaccatcaACTACATAACTGAACATGCtaatctgtatgaaattacttttcatattaatgctactatttctgaaagtctgatagtactcataatatctgagaaattttcctagatggctgtatgtcatgatttaaccccttatgacagggttgtgaggcccgaaggcgggacctatcttggctggtcgaccagggtaagtcaactgaactccgacagtctgattgaccccctcaacccatatatgatggaGAGCCTGTTCCGACATGGGcatgatcgacctcataccacttactatctgagtaaagtggttgcactctgaactgaatatctgtagctacggtatcgtgctctgctgtctaatacatcagggtctgatactatataggtatctgatatctgtaatatactgtttttactgtggtttctaaaacatccataaccccataaaatttatctaaaattctaaataactaactgaaaatctgatttcaatATAACTGAACTgttgtctgaatatctgtatatcggggcattatggtactgataaacatgttattctgagattactgaaaatacatatttctgagtatactgtacattaaaaaatttattattctaTAATATGCAAATaacatggtatttctgttaataactatagacatggtattcacaaattctataaatatagtactgttctaTTATCAACTccagccacacaaataaatattaatattatcaggttttagaacctataaatatatatataaaatctaaataataatttgataacaacctatattttgtattgaaatcataatgaagtttcctagtagcatgttccccttacctgactattggaaagcctCTATGGTACATTGGTCCAACACTCGCAGGGCTttctactcaataccctgaaaacaacatttgtcagaacaaaacatcattatttctttgtcttcGTCATTTCCTACAGCTACCCGAAGGCCAAAAAcagaataaaaggccttaccctaactctgggaagaaattcaactcgattcgACCAATGATTCGCCTcgataaacttggagagaactttgccaggagcgtcgtgatggtCTTAGATCGTTGATCCGACATCTgatggggccaaaatcaaagaaagatggAGGAGAGatagtaggagagagagagagagagagagagagagagagagagagagaggaaagttgTGTTGATTTTTCTGCGATTAAACTGAGtgtagggct
This genomic stretch from Malania oleifera isolate guangnan ecotype guangnan chromosome 3, ASM2987363v1, whole genome shotgun sequence harbors:
- the LOC131151033 gene encoding protein DETOXIFICATION 55, which encodes MVSTEQIPKHPTMPEVVEELKAIGDLGFPIAAISLVGYLKNMILVACMGKLGSLELAGGALAIGFTNITGYSVLSGLAMGMEPICSQGFGSKNFSLVSLTFQRTTLMLLLASLPIGLLWVNLRPLMLLLHQDPDITRVASLYCRVAIPDLLANSLLHPLRIYLRSKGSTWPIMWCTLLATSLHLPITIFLSFTLALGVPGVAVSTFLTNFNIVLFLLCYIFYARTPEEPLFFYVGKPRKELARFETYASIEPNEELITNGPSRKIHEKPLSKPLLITSAPYPLPPLTPTSTTLGQEWGMLLRLAIPSCLSVCLEWWWYEFMTLLAGYLHNPQVALATSAIVIQTTSLMYTLPTTLSSSVSTRVGNELGAGRPEKARLATMVAIRLALVGSVFGLVWTTVGGEAWGKVFTEDSEVLQLTKAVLPIIGLCELANCPQTTSCGVLRGSARPGVGAGINFYSFYLVGTPVAMVLAFVWKLGFVGLCYGLLAAQIACVVSILTVISRTDWEKESLKAKELVGRAHDDDKTMVKCEEGVGC